From Leopardus geoffroyi isolate Oge1 chromosome B4, O.geoffroyi_Oge1_pat1.0, whole genome shotgun sequence, a single genomic window includes:
- the TIMELESS gene encoding protein timeless homolog encodes MMNCELLATCSALGYLEGDTYHKEPDCLESVKDLIRYLRHEDDTRDVRQQLGAAQILQSDLLPILTQHRQDKPLFDAVIRLMVNLTQPALLCFGSVPKEPSFRHHFLQVLAYLQAYKEAFASEKAFGVLSETLYELLQLGWEERQEEDNLLIERILLLVRNILHVPADLDQEKRIDDDASVHDQLLWAIHLSGLDDLLLFLASSPAEQQWSLHVLEIVSLMFRDQNPEQLAGVGQGRLAKERSTDVAELEVLRQREMAEKKTRALQRSNRHSRFGGSYIVQGLKSIGERDLIFHKGLHNLQNYSSDLGKQPRRVPKRRQAAQELSIQRRSALNVRLFLRDFCSEFLENCYNRLMGSVKDHLLREKAQQHDETYYMWALAFFMAFNRAASFRPGLVSETLSVRTFHFIEQNLTNYYEMMLTDRKEAASWARRMHLALKAYQELLATVNEMDMSPDEAVRESSRIIKNNIFYVMEYRELFLALFRKFDERCQPRSFLRDLVETTHLFLKMLERFCRSRGNLVVQNKRKKRKKKKKVQDQPVASGNVSYSTGELEAMWPSLAEQLQCYAQNPELSLDSMVPFDAASEVPVEEQRAEAMVRIQDCLLTGQAPQALTLLRSAREVWPEGDVFGSQDISAEEEIQLLKQILCAPLPRQQGPEEQGAEEEEEEEEEEEEEELQAVQVSEKEFNFLDYLKRFASSTVVRAYVLLLRSYRQNSAHTNHCIVKMLHRLAHDLKMEALLFQLSLFCLFNRLLSDPAAGAYKELVTFAKYILGKFFALAAVNQKAFVELLFWKNTAVVREMAEGYGSLDGGSSSRRPPVWSPEEEAQLQELYLAHKDMEGQDVVDTILVHLKTPRTRKQVIHHLVRLGLADSVKGFQRKGTHIVLWTEDQELELQRLFEEFQDSDDVLGYIMKNITAKRSRARIVDKLLALGLVAERRELYKKRRKKLAPSSSPNGEESLKDFCQEDLEEEEILPEEESEEDEEKEEDSEAEQAQGNSVLSTENLGQSLCQEGFSAPLLWLQNCLIRVADDREEDGCSQAVPLVPLTEENEEAMENEQFQRLLRKLGVRPPSSGQETFWRIPAKLSPSQLRRIAASLSQPEEEQKLRPGLEPKVPGEQNPEEEHQKEQRAQALRALQLARKKKAGPVSPSGEGTTGEKEQLQMVPRKRQLLDSDEEQEEDEGRNKAPESRAPGIQKKKRFQIEDEDEND; translated from the exons ATGATGAATTGTGAACTTCTAGCCACATGTAGTGCCCTTGGGTACTTAGAGGGAGACACTTACCACAAAGAACCAGATTGCTTAG AGAGTGTAAAGGATTTGATCCGCTACTTGAGGCATGAGGATGACACTCGCGATGTGCGGCAACAGTTGGGGGCAGCCCAGATCCTGCAGAGTGACCTTCTACCCATCCTTACCCAACACCGCCAGGACAAGCCTCTCTTCGATGCTGTTATCAG GCTGATGGTGAACTTGACACAACCAGCTTTGCTCTGTTTTGGCAGTGTGCCCAAAGAACCTAGCTTTCGTCACCATTTTCTGCAGGTGCTAGCCTACTTGCAGGCCTACAAAGAG GCCTTTGCCAGTGAGAAGGCTTTTGGAGTCCTCAGTGAAACTTTGTATGAGCTGCTACAGCTG GGCTGGGAGGAACGACAAGAGGAAGACAACTTGCTGATTGAACGGATCCTGCTGCTGGTCAGAAATATTCTCCATGTTCCAGCCGACCTTGATCAGGAAAAG AGGATCGATGATGACGCCAGTGTCCATGACCAGCTTCTCTGGGCAATTCACCTCAGTGGCCTGGATGACCTGCTTCTCTTTCTGGCCAGCTCACCTGCTGAGCAACAGTGGAGCCTGCATGTGCTAGAGATTGTCTCCCTTATGTTTCGTGACCAG AACCCTGAACAGCTGGCGGGAGTAGGACAGGGGCGCTTAGCTAAGGAGCGGAGCACAGATGTGGCAGAACTGGAGGTGTTGCGCCAGAGGGAAATGGCAGAAAAGAAGACTCGAGCCCTTCAGCGAAGCAACAG aCATTCTCGATTTGGGGGCTCCTACATTGTCCAGGGGTTGAAATCCATTGGGGAGAGGGACCTCATCTTTCATAAAGGTCTCCACAAT CTCCAAAACTACAGTTCAGATTTGGGAAAGCAGCCCCGAAGGGTGCCTAAACGTCGGCAGGCTGCCCAGGAGCTGTCCATTCAGCGCCGCTCCGCCCTCAATGTGAGACTCTTCCTCAGAGACTTCTGCTCTGAGTTCCTGGAGAACTGTTATAACCGGCTTATGGGCTCAGTGAAG GATCACCTGCTGCGAGAGAAGGCTCAGCAGCATGATGAGACCTACTACATGTGGGCCTTGGCTTTCTTCATGGCCTTCAACCGAGCTGCCTCCTTCCGGCCAGGCCTGGTTTCTGAGACCCTCAGTGTCCGTACCTTCCACTTCATTGAGCAGAACCTCACCAACTACTATGAAATGATGCTGACGGACCGCAAGGAGGCTGCCTCCTGGGCACGTCG GATGCACCTGGCCCTGAAGGCCTATCAGGAGCTGCTGGCCACAGTGAATGAGATGGACATGTCCCCAGATGAGGCTGTGAGGGAGAGCAGCCGCATCATCAAGA ACAACATTTTCTATGTGATGGAGTACCGAGAGCTGTTCCTGGCACTCTTTCGAAAGTTTGATGAGAGATGTCAGCCACGCTCTTTCCTTCGTGACCTGGTAGAAACCACTCACCTCTTCCTCAAGATGTTGGAGCGGTTCTGTCGGAGCCGTGGGAACCTGGTGGTGCAG AACAaacgaaagaaaagaaagaagaaaaagaaggtccAAGATCAGCCTGTTGCTTCTGGTAATGTCTCCTATAGCACAGGGGAACTAGAAGCTATGTGGCCATCCCTGGCCGAGCAGCTACAGTGCTATGCCCAG AATCCTGAGCTCAGTTTGGACTCCATGGTTCCCTTTGATGCGGCCTCAGAGGTGCCAGTGGAAGAGCAGCGGGCAGAAGCCATGGTGCGGATCCAAGACTGTCTCCTGACTGGCCAGGCCCCACAGGCCCTAACCCTCCTTAGGTCTGCCCG ggaGGTGTGGCCAGAGGGAGATGTGTTTGGCTCTCAAGACATTTCTGCAGAGGAAGAGATCCAGTTGCTGAAACAGATTCTCTGTGCCCCGCTTCCCC GGCAGCAGGGGCCAGAGGaacaaggggcagaggaagaagaggaagaggaggaggaggaggaggaggaagagttgcAAGCGGTCCAGGtgtcagaaaaagaatttaattttctggACTACCTGAAACG TTTTGCAAGCTCAACTGTTGTGCGAGCCTACGTGCTGCTGCTGCGGAGCTACCGACAGAACAGTGCCCACACTAACCACTGCATTGTCAAGATGCTGCACCGGCTGGCCCATGACCTCAAAATGGAAGCCCTCCTTTTCCAgctctccctcttctgcctcttcaaccGTCTGCTTAGTGACCCGGCTGCTGGGGCCTATAAA GAGCTAGTGACTTTTGCCAAGTACATCCTGGGCAAGTTCTTTGCGTTGGCTGCAGTCAACCAAAAAGCCTTTGTGGAGCTGCTGTTCTGGAAGAACACAGCTGTGGTTCGAGAGATGGCCGAGGGCTATGGCTCTCTGGATGGCGG ATCTTCCAGTCGCAGACCCCCGGTgtggagcccagaggaggaggcCCAGCTTCAGGAACTGTACCTCGCCCATAAGGATATGGAAG GTCAGGATGTGGTAGACACCATCTTGGTGCACCTGAAAACCCCTCGGACACGCAAGCAAGTTATCCACCATCTGGTACGGCTGGGACTGGCCGACAGTGTCAAGGGCTTCCAAAG GAAAGGAACCCATATTGTACTGTGGACAGAAGATCAGGAGCTGGAGCTGCAGCGGCTTTTTGAGGAGTTCCAGGACTCAGATG ATGTGCTAGGTTATATCATGAAGAATATCACAGCCAAACGCTCACGGGCCCGAATAGTGGATAAGCTGCTGGCTCTGGGGCTGGTGGCTGAGCGGCGGGAGCTATATAAGAAACGCCGGAAGAAGCTGGCACCCTCGAGCTCG cCTAATGGAGAGGAGTCCCTGAAAGATTTTTGCCAGGAAGAtctggaagaagaggaaatcctgccagaggaagagagtgaagaagatgaagagaaagaggaggactCAGAAGCAGAGCAAGCCCAGGGTAACTCAGTGCTTTCAACTGAAAACCTTGGGCAAAGCCTGTGTCAGGAAG GCTTTTCTGCTCCCCTTCTGTGGCTCCAGAACTGCCTGATTCGAGTAGCAGATGATCGAGAAGAGGATG GCTGCTCGCAGGCAGTGCCTTTGGTGCCGCTgacagaagaaaatgaggaagcaaTGGAAAATGAACAGTTTCAACGGCTGTTGCGCAAGCTAGGAGTTCGGCCTCCTTCCTCTGGGCAG GAAACCTTCTGGAGGATTCCAGCCAAGCTGAGTCCTTCCCAGCTCCGGAGGATAGCAGCTTCTTTGAGTCAGCCAGAGGAGGAGCAAAAACTTCGGCCAGGACTAGAACCGAAAGTCCCTGGAGAGCAAAACCCTGAGGAGGAGCACCAAAAGGAACAGCGAGCACAAGCCCTGAGGGCCCTCCAGTTGGCCCGGAAAAAGAAAGCTGGCCCGGTGTCCCCCAGCG GGGAAGGGACCACTGGTGAGAAAGAACAGCTGCAAATGGTACCCAGGAAGCGACAACTGCTGGACAGCGATGAAGAACAGGAGGAGGATGAGGGCAGGAACAAAG CACCAGAGTCCAGAGCTCCAGGAATCCAAAAGAAGAAACGGTTTCAAATTGAGGATGAAGATGAGAATGACTGA